One Candidatus Binatia bacterium genomic window, CAAGCTGCGGAACCTCAAGCCGACGGGCAAGCTGTACAAGGTGGCGGACAGGGACGGCCTGTATGTGGCCGTCACCCCCTCCGGGACCATTTCGTTCCGCTACAACTACGCCCTCAACGGGCGCCAGGAGACCATCACCTTCGGCCGATAC contains:
- a CDS encoding Arm DNA-binding domain-containing protein; amino-acid sequence: MLTDTKLRNLKPTGKLYKVADRDGLYVAVTPSGTISFRYNYALNGRQETITFGRY